The Triticum urartu cultivar G1812 unplaced genomic scaffold, Tu2.1 TuUngrouped_contig_5407, whole genome shotgun sequence DNA window AAAGTGGCTGTCTGTCAAAAAGGACAGTGAAACATTGCTGTCAACAATAATGGCTGTCTGTCAAGGAGGGTAAAACATTGCTGATAGAGGTCAAGTCTTGCTGAAAAGTGGAGGTTGTCTGTCGGGTGGGTGGCAAACTCGTACTGTCATTGGTCCTATGTGAAGATGAGAACACATATCGTCAGAGAGAGGTCGACGACTTGAAGTCCAAGTCAGCCCTGTCATAAAAGACGCACCCGAAACAAGTCCAAGATTCTCGTTTGCATCCCCACTGCTGCCAGCTGTTGTCTCCTATTATCTTGAGCATTTCTGAACCCTACAATTTCTGGACTGCCACCTCCGTTAATTAGTAGGCATATACTTCAGTGTTAATGTAACTCAACTATGGACATGGGTAGCCATCTCCTCCTCACCGTTGTTGTTAGCCTCCATGCATTTATGCACACTGCCAGCAGCGACGAATTCATCTTCAACGGCTTCTCCGAGGAAAATCTGAAGCTGAGTGGCCAAGCTTCTATGGTAGGCCGTGCTATAAGGCTCATCGGTGGCGTCACCCTGACAGAAGGGGATGCTTTCTACAGCAGGCCCCTCGATTTCAGTAGTAACTCCGGTGGTGGTGGAGCCTCCTTCTCAACAACTTTCGTGTTCGCCATCAACTCTGACACCACCGAAGCTCCTGGCATAGCCTTCGTGCTCTCTTCCACCATGGAGCTGCAACATCTGCACAACAACTCATTGGTTCAGGGCCAGCTGGGTTTCGCTGATGTAGGAGGTAACAGCCCTAACTCACGTGAGCAATTCTTATTTATAGTCGAGCTCAACTACATCTACAATGGCCGTGTGGTGATCGATGTCAAAAACTTAGTCTCCGTTAACCATACCACCAGCTCATATAGGGCCAACAGCATATTCGAAAGCATCAAACTTAGCAGTGCCAACCCAATGCAAGTGTGGATACACTACAATGGCACAGAGCAAAAGCTAAATGTAACCTTAGAAGAACTTGGTGATCAGGTAGAACAGTCTAAATCGCTGAGCCTGCCACAGTTACCGTCCACTGTCAATCTCTCACATTTGTTGTCAAACTCTGAGCATGTATATGCTGGGTTCTCTGCTGCAAATGGACAAACAAATTGCAGCCAATATGTTATTGGATGGAGTTTTATGAGAAatggacaagctcaaccactaaACACCTTTGATCTCTATCGAGTCCTGTCAAATCCTCCTGAAGAAGAGCATCATGGAAAATACATCCTACCCATGGGTACTCTGCTAACAACAGTCATTTTGGTTCCCATTGTCTTGGTTCTTTTTGTGGTTATTTTTTCCTACAATGTCAAGTCATGGTTGAAGAAAACCCTTGCACACGAAAAATGGAAAATTGACTGTGGGGTGTTGCAATCTTTCACGTACAAAGATCTATTTATTGCCACCAGCAGGTTCAACAAAAAGGCGCTCCTAGGAAAAGGAGGATTTGGGAAGGTCTACAAGGGTGTGCTGGGTGTCCCTAAGGAGACTATTGCAATCAAGAGGGTGTCTCCAGAATCAAAGCAGGGGATGAAAGAATTCATGGCTGAAATCGCCATTCTTGGTCACCTGCGCCACCGTAACCTTGTCCAGCTGATTGGCTACTGCCGCCATAGGCAGGAGCTTCTTTTTGTCTATGACTATATGCCCAATGGATGCCTTGATACGTATTTGCATAAAAAGGATAAGCCAACTCTGGGCTGGGATCAAAGGCTTCACATCATTAAAGGGGTTACAGCTGGCCTTGTGTACTTGCATGAGGACTGGGAGCAGGTTGTTATCCATCGAGATATTAAGGTTAGCAACGTGCTCCTTGATGATGGAATGAATGGAAGACTAGGTGATTTCGGCCTTGCAAGGTTGCACGGACATGAAGCCGACGCCCATACCACGCGTGTGGCCGGCACCTGGGGTTacattgctcctgagctggctaGGTTCGggaaggcaaccaaggcaacagaTGTGTATGCATTTGGCATATTCCTGATGGAAGTTGCATGTGGAAGACGGCCAATTGAGGCGAATGCCCATGGTGAACCTCTGGTGCTAGCAGActgggtgctcaacacatggcaAACTGGTTCACTCATTGATGCCATGGACACAAGGTTAGAACAAGACCATGTCACTGAAGAGGTAGAGTTGGTGCTAAAACTTGGACTTCTATGCTCACACTCGCTCCCCAAGGAAAGGCCATGTATGCGACTCGTAATGCAGTACCTGGAAAGCAATGCAACGCTCCCAAATTTCCCACCAAGTTTTTTCACTGCTAATTCAAGCAAGGATGAAGGATTTGAAGACCAGGTTGTGCCCCCTCCCTCGGTGGCAACATCTATCACAGGACTTTCTGGAGGAAGATGAAAGAGGTGGTGCCCGGTGAGAATGGTGATCAGAATTCAGTGTCTCTCCATCAAACTTCGTGCCACAACAAGATTTTCATGGCAAAGGAGGATGCCATTTATGAGACTCAATATCACCACTCAGTAGAATGTACTTCTACAATGAGCTTCAATGTATGGAGTAATAATTAGAGACAATATGTACCATAAATCCATATCTAGAGCAAGCTTGTGATGCTCTCTAAGAGGAAGATGTTCTATGTATGTTATTTAGTTATGCATGCTTCTTCGCTTTCACTATATTGTGTATCAAAATGCCGCAAGCTCTTATGTTGAATCATAAACAGAGCTGCTACAGGACAAATTCCAAAAGGGTAAGTGTGGGTGACTGGTGGGTGAGGGCGTGGTGATTTGCAGCCATCCGTTGTAGCCGCGTTCGCAAATGACATAATTTGGAGTTAACCAGCCCCTTCTGTTTTACTGATTGCTTCAGAAACTAGTACACTCTAGTCCTAATCATATGGGACGACTCAACATGATCCAGAAGACGGATCATAAACTTCCTCACTAGAAACAACTCTGTCAGAACTTAATTTTAAGAAGTAAATCATCTACTTAGATAAAGATGACTAAAAGGATAAGGAGTGTTGTACCTGTGGCGCTGAGTTGCTATGTTCAGAACTTCGTCAGATATAGGAGCCGCAGTATTCTGAAAGTTTCTGGCTGCAGCTATGTGTTGCTGAACTGTAATAAGGTTGCTGTATGTTTTGAATTTCAGACCAAGCCCGTGGGGGGCTGCACCCTGTGTTATCAATTTCCTGTTAAATGAAACTGGGACATAACAAGCTACCATAACATCCTCTGGTTTTGTCTGTGGTGCGGAGTCGCTATGTTCAGAATCTTGTCAGTTGTAGGAGCTGCAGTGTTTGGATAAGTTTCCGGCTGCAGCTGCGTGTTGCTGTGTAATAAGGTTGCTATATGTTTTCAATTTCAGACTGAATCCGTGGAAATTGGGAGCTCTGCTCCTTAATTCGTAAAAAGGGAGTCTTGTCCCTAAGCCTCTGATGTTGTCGTCCCCTCCATGACTTGGGCCAGTGCTGGTAGTGGTAGCCCCAGATGACGTCAGTTTTGTACGCGACTAACAAAATTCAGATATAAGTTAACAGTAAAGACAAGTAAGGAGTAACATATGCATGCCATAAATTCTACAAGGCAATATATAAAAAGTACAAACAAATGTATTGAGAAAAGGTTAAGAAAAGTTATCAGCAAACCTCTGGGTTTAGGGTTATCATTGAATTTGAGCGATAATCATTGCTGTCCGTCATTCTTCCCTTTCTATTTCACTCATTTGTTTTGAACCTGCCTCAAACAAAGCTGCAGCAGGTTAATATGTTACCTGGCATAAAGGGTGAAAGGGAGGTTGATATGTAGAACAGTAGAAAGTCAGCAATCCATACCCAAACTCCTTCTCACAAAAGCAAATGGGCGCAAGTTATATACTGCATACAGTACATCTATCTACTTAACAGTTGAGCTGCAATGTTGCATCACCCTGACATTAACTTTATAATATTTTGTGCAGGTATGGTATATACACTTTTCCTAACCAAAAAATGTTCACATCACACACGCACAAAGTAAATAGCTTACCTTAATCAGACTTGGCGAGCATGTCAACCAAGGAATTATGCACATGGCAGTTCATCTCAGACACAGCTAGCCCTCGTGTATTTGCTTTGCAACTGAGAAGAAACCGGGCTGTGCGCAGGCAGGCATCAACACGACAATCGTCGCACCATCAGCCTTGAAACCCATCATGTTCACATTTCTCTGTGGCATCACTCCGAAgtccaaacaagcccctcggaaCACCAGCATCTGTCTAGCTCTGCCTCAGGTGTATATCCTGACATGATAGTGCTCCATCAGACCGGATGCCTATCCACCATTTCGTCAAACACCTCCGACGCAGCCACCACGTCCCCTGCCCTGGCACAAACATGCTTAGCATAGCGTCTCCATCCACCAAGTTCCTAGTAGCCATTTCGTCGAGCACCCTTCTTGCATCCCCTAACCCAGACAGAGCTCCCATCAGAAGGAATGAAGCAAGGCAGCGCCCACGTGCGCGGCAGGAGCCGAGCCCAGGTCTCACCAAGAACTCATGCAGCTGGCCGGCGACGGGCGAGCTTGATGGACGGCTCGTAGCGTGCACAACGGCCTGAGCACGGAGCTCACGGTGAGGCCGTTCAGGAGCGGGAGCGGGCCGACGGGACGTGGACGTTGGCGGAGATAGCAGGGACGCCATGGAAGGAAGACGACGCGGGCCATGCGTGGCGAGGCGATGAGGGTGACGGCCGGCAGCACGGGCGGGGAGCGGAGCAGACCGATCCGTCTACGCACGCACAGTGATCGCCGGCCGAAACAGAGAAACAGAGCACGGGGAGTAGCCGGCAGCGACGTGATCTGCTCTGCTAGCTGTAAACTGGCGTAGCTTACTGTTATTATTGTTAAACTGAATTAGAGCATCTCGAGCAGCTTAAAAAAAAACTCTATATCTGTCTATTAAGCTCTCCCAGTAAATTTGTTGGATTTCTCCAATACAGCTTTCCTTATACTTGCCTGACATATGTATCCATGTCGGTGCCTAATTCTCTTTCTCTATTTCTCTCTCCCATGCATGGAAGACACGGAAGACACGGCGACCTTCCTCTATATTTTTTTAGTATGTTATTTTCCtgattggttgattgacacgggtgctaatctacatgtatgcggtgatattttCATGTTTTCTTCTTATCAGACAGCTAGGACTTTCATCATGCTGATGGGCAATGattcaagtgcttctgttcgtggtgttggcacggttaatctgaagtttacttcaaaaaaaaaatcatgcggctgaagaacgtgcattatgtcccctccatATTAAAAAAAAACCTTGTTAGCAGATCTCTTCTGTGTATAGAGGGTTGCTAGATTGTTTTTGGGTCCAATAAATTTATAGTGTCCGAGTATGGAACTTTTGTTTCTAAAGGTTATGAATCAGGAGGCTTGTTCCGGCTATCCTTGTTACATGTTTGTAATAAAGTTAATGCAAACGTCTGTCTATGTATAGTGATAATAATAAACGATGCTGCCCCTGCTTTCAAATTTGGTAATGGCATGCGGAGAAAATACAACGTCGCTAAAGTTTCATCTTATTAGGTGCGTCGGAATATGTTAAACACTAGCTATACATATGACATTGTTGTCGTGCAAGCAGGTCCAACGCCATAAGTATATATGATACTACTGACGTGTGCTCCATCACCTTTACTATTTTTAAAGTGACGGCATACTGGTGGCATCGGGTGTCAACGTCAGCAAGGCCATTTTTACCATGTCATAGCTAGACCTTTTTGCACTACTGAGTAAACCAATGATCCAATGTTTTAGGTATTACATAATATATAATGATACTACTATAAAGATATTTCTTATACTATGTGTTTTAGATATCTCAACCAAGATATTCAAGAGTACACACATATATAGACACTATGTTCACTCAAGTGTCACAAATTGATCTTTGAGTGCATGCGACTTTTGTCTTTTCTTATGTTCTCACATTCAAAGCTGTGTTTCGTGTCAATATCTTTTAAAGGGGTGATATATCAAAAGTGCATGTTGTTTTGCCAACAATAGACAGTGGATAAGTATATATCACAAGTAACACTTTTATTGAAATTAACAACATTGCAATTTCATTATATCTTAACTAATTTATTAAAATAATTAATAGCTAAGATTTGATTTAATGAAAATAAGTATAAAAATTTAGTATAAATGTCAAATTTATTATCATTTGCCCTATGCCACTAAGTAGTGTTGTGCCGATGTATCCAACTACCTAAGGAAGTATGCAAACTAACGAGTCGGAGTACGTTGCATCGACCAACGGCCGGTAGCCGGAGCCCACCGATTGCTCTAATGCCAATCTCGTCCAGGAACAACTTGATGACGTGGCCAACATGATAGTTGGAAAATGGGATGCTGACCGGTCAAGGAGGAGAGGAGCTTGATGTGATGAACCCAACTGGAGTATTCCGAAAGGGCTAACTTGCACGACCATAGCAATCCGTCAAGCATCAACTGATCGATTGATACTTCTTTCACTGCAAAATGGACATAACATTTACGTTAACTTTGCCCAATATCAGAAACAAAACTTTGGCCAATACACTTTAATTACAACTTGTTAGTACAAAAAACAATCCATGGTAAAAGCAATTAATATTATTAATCTAGTAATGTTGTTTTGCGTGATGAATTCCATCTATGATATTAAACATCTAACCAAAATCAAAGCAAATAAAGTGTGCAACCACAACAACATCTAGTTTGGACCAGACAAACTACTACCTATGTACCAAAATATAAGACGCTTTTTGGTACATAAGACGCTTTTGTAGTTCAACTTAAATTGCAGAAATGTCTTATATTTTGATACGGATGGAGTATATTAGAGGGTAACGGACAGTTACATATCCAGTTAAGACTAGCCAAATAATTCATCTACCACTACCTAGCATGACAACATTTTTAGCAGTGAGTAGGCATGAAAATAGGTACAAACAGGGAAAGGTCCCAAGGTATCACTCCTCTGAGGATCTAGAGGAAGAAGAGCCAAGTTAACTAGAATTATTCTTAAGTTACTTCCACACCATATCAGATAAAACAAGGCTAACAAAATCCAAGAACAAAGTGATAGTGAACCCTCAGGTTCAAATAATGACATGAAGCCAATATATTAATTTGTCTTGTACAGATGCATATCCTTTTCTCTCGTACAAATGGACTTGCAACTTGTAGCTGGGTGCCAGGACTCCTAATAAAAGTTATATAATGAATAAATATTTTGTAAATATCATACAAAGTTGTCAATCTAAGTACAAACCTAGATTATTAACATGGCCAAACGATATAACAATATGTGATGACGGAAAAAATACAATCAGCTTTAAGCTTCAATTATGCCGATTGAGCTACCAATTTCACGACTAGTTGGTTCAAGCTATTTTATTCATGAGCTATTTTCAAATTCAACCTACCACGTAACACTACAGATATGCACCTTATATGATTCCTATACACCCTCAAAAGGCATGAAACAATGATATTTAGTTCAATTATCGTACAA harbors:
- the LOC125529182 gene encoding L-type lectin-domain containing receptor kinase SIT2-like, whose translation is MDMGSHLLLTVVVSLHAFMHTASSDEFIFNGFSEENLKLSGQASMVGRAIRLIGGVTLTEGDAFYSRPLDFSSNSGGGGASFSTTFVFAINSDTTEAPGIAFVLSSTMELQHLHNNSLVQGQLGFADVGGNSPNSREQFLFIVELNYIYNGRVVIDVKNLVSVNHTTSSYRANSIFESIKLSSANPMQVWIHYNGTEQKLNVTLEELGDQVEQSKSLSLPQLPSTVNLSHLLSNSEHVYAGFSAANGQTNCSQYVIGWSFMRNGQAQPLNTFDLYRVLSNPPEEEHHGKYILPMGTLLTTVILVPIVLVLFVVIFSYNVKSWLKKTLAHEKWKIDCGVLQSFTYKDLFIATSRFNKKALLGKGGFGKVYKGVLGVPKETIAIKRVSPESKQGMKEFMAEIAILGHLRHRNLVQLIGYCRHRQELLFVYDYMPNGCLDTYLHKKDKPTLGWDQRLHIIKGVTAGLVYLHEDWEQVVIHRDIKVSNVLLDDGMNGRLGDFGLARLHGHEADAHTTRVAGTWGYIAPELARFGKATKATDVYAFGIFLMEVACGRRPIEANAHGEPLVLADWVLNTWQTGSLIDAMDTRLEQDHVTEEVELVLKLGLLCSHSLPKERPCMRLVMQYLESNATLPNFPPSFFTANSSKDEGFEDQVVPPPSVATSITGLSGGR